From the Plodia interpunctella isolate USDA-ARS_2022_Savannah chromosome 5, ilPloInte3.2, whole genome shotgun sequence genome, one window contains:
- the LOC128670133 gene encoding centrosomal protein 43-like, with amino-acid sequence MAQAEDTELRDLVIEALEKNGSLAKIRALLRANIFLAFEDECENKKQNESLDNILNLPEGALCCSIVHEFLEFCNLKNTLFVYKSESRQGRAYKYEGQKTLTEKINLGKGDCNQEPVLVSLIKIALQMGQLKYQNNTIKTSEKKYDNSYKDEQNCTYIVHEDSSSATCNSQSDNSSDEKNQLHLRLQLDNSDTDTSSDSARDKTTSEYIPSQHVIVPETVKENSENTKNNMPQNTFLLGKQHANLSSFYITDLKFGNNSSSDSTSYVELKPFTPFDEKLLNTTGVPIVENIEHKFTHSLKAVPTPMEIIKKSEDNVTPDSMPSGTMSSTSLKNESPKSSKLNENKLIEESVKSDAEYSYDFSSSTTPKKNVEELLKSPESVQGEFCQNSNKIKNDKPINSGSSHSSVSISDVTDLLSDKSYSHGHVTNDADTSHNKKSKINSEKKSSRTDDDSGDFSESPIPSLSNLSLDIHSD; translated from the coding sequence ATGGCGCAAGCCGAGGATACTGAACTCAGGGACTTAGTCATAGAAGCTCTAGAAAAAAATGGTTCTTTGGCAAAGATTCGAGCTTTACTCCGCGCCAATATATTTCTTGCCTTTGAAGATGAATGTgaaaataagaaacaaaacGAGAGTTTAGACAATATTCTCAATTTACCGGAAGGTGCATTATGTTGTTCCATTGTTCATgaatttttggaattttgtaaCCTCAAAAATACgttgtttgtttacaaatcTGAGAGCAGACAAGGGAGAGCCTATAAATACGAAGGTCAGAAAACTTTGACAGAAAAAATCAATTTGGGCAAAGGTGATTGTAACCAAGAGCCTGTTCTTGTGTCTTTAATAAAGATTGCTTTGCAAATGGGTCaattgaaatatcaaaataacacCATTAAAACCTCTGAAAAGAAATATGACAATTCATACAAAGATGAACAAAACTGTACATATATAGTACATGAAGATTCTTCTAGTGCAACATGTAATTCACAGTCTGACAACTCttcagatgaaaaaaatcaattgcATTTGCGGTTACAATTGGATAATTCTGATACAGATACATCAAGTGACTCGGCCAGAGATAAAACTACTTCCGAATACATACCTAGTCAGCATGTTATTGTGCCTGAAACTGTTAAAGAGAATTcagaaaatactaaaaataatatgccacagaatacatttttacttgGTAAGCAACATGCAAATCTTTcatcattttatataactgatttaaaatttggtaacAACAGTAGCAGTGATTCAACATCATATGTGGAGTTAAAACCATTCACTCCCTTTGATGAAAAACTATTGAATACTACAGGTGTACCAATTGTAGAGAATATCGAACATAAATTTACACATTCTTTGAAAGCTGTGCCAACTCCaatggaaataattaaaaaatcagaaGATAACGTCACCCCTGACTCTATGCCATCCGGTACTATGTCCTCTAcatctttaaaaaatgaaagtcCAAAGTCGtcaaaattgaatgaaaacaaattaattgaagAATCTGTAAAATCTGATGCGGAATACAGTTATGATTTCTCATCATCAACTACGCCTAAAAAGAATGTTGAAGAGTTATTAAAATCGCCAGAGTCAGTACAAGGAGAGTTTTGCCaaaatagcaataaaattaagaatgaTAAACCAATTAACTCTGGAAGCTCACATAGTTCTGTTTCAATATCTGATGTGACCGATTTGTTAAGTGACAAAAGTTATTCTCATGGACATGTAACAAATGATGCAGACACATCACATAATaagaaatctaaaattaatagtGAAAAGAAGTCTTCACGGACTGACGATGATTCTGGTGATTTTTCAGAATCACCAATTCCATCTCTTTCCAATTTAAGCCTTGACATTCATAGTGATTGA